One window from the genome of Cryptomeria japonica chromosome 6, Sugi_1.0, whole genome shotgun sequence encodes:
- the LOC131876579 gene encoding uncharacterized protein LOC131876579 — protein sequence MGPRLNKMKAVSYRQAWMIACIFIWAVARLLLENVSHSQSSPSVDNYERMHDRFPEVEEHCASVASEASLRLPHSNWRLPKELAPPLSGEWEQEIGSAPLLPLHFQQQDKSFKMTFLSLYPYYSDSQSATNTKLMNVTAFLCFHMSKKESNIIDNKIWEGFENQPGATHHCINLQGIYAESNSGNEKLCMLGRSKVALRQSNATATTGWDWSASPLVEDDKFLLHLQIPPNNGLTTRKIVGRLTSLRASDHPLFFDPVDITFPLDHFPYKFITDSMVESACNSRVHEKKPVDLELYQGKYQHCGFFRSILKRQILKGIPNWQCKGPVEYCNRVGPFSDQGGFSNSRILIQGFECFRSKEYPDVNVSAAIRVLPAQEQEHDTESSRLISVMWIQGTWRKASPGEICMVGCLASTPAPACDFQVCLYIPKAFSLKQRNLMLGFISSIRKDSGKALYPLSFEYPIQSDMSLPLLLRVK from the coding sequence ATGGGCCCCAGGTTAAACAAAATGAAGGCGGTGAGTTATAGGCAGGCTTGGATGATAGCCTGCATCTTCATCTGGGCAGTGGCTCGCCTACTTTTGGAAAATGTCAGTCATTCCCAGAGCTCACCTTCTGTAGACAACTATGAGAGAATGCATGATCGTTTTCCAGAAGTTGAGGAGCACTGTGCTTCTGTTGCAAGTGAAGCATCTCTTCGTCTTCCTCATAGTAATTGGCGGCTTCCAAAGGAACTCGCTCCTCCACTCTCTGGAGAATGGGAGCAAGAGATTGGATCTGCGCCTCTTTTACCTTTACATTTTCAACAGCAGGACAAAAGTTTCAAGATGACTTTTTTATCTCTATATCCCTACTATTCAGATTCTCAATCtgccaccaacaccaaactcatgAACGTCACAGCATTCCTATGTTTTCACATGTCTAAGAAGGAAAGTAATATAATCGATAATAAGATCTGGGAAGGATTTGAAAATCAGCCAGGCGCAACTCATCATTGCATTAACTTGCAAGGAATTTACGCTGAATCAAATAGTGGAAATGAAAAGTTGTGTATGTTGGGCCGATCGAAGGTGGCCCTGCGACAAAGTAATGCCACTGCCACTACAGGGTGGGATTGGTCGGCGTCTCCGTTGGTTGAAGATGACAAATTTCTGCTTCATCTGCAGATTCCGCCCAACAACGGCCTAACTACCAGAAAGATTGTTGGGCGATTGACGAGCCTCCGTGCTTCAGATCATCCCCTGTTTTTTGATCCCGTTGATATCACTTTCCCATTGGATCACTTTCCCTACAAATTTATAACAGACAGCATGGTTGAAAGCGCCTGCAATTCACGTGTCCATGAAAAAAAGCCTGTAGATTTGGAATTGTACCAGGGGAAATATCAACACTGTGGATTCTTCAGGTCAATATTGAAGCGGCAGATTCTGAAGGGGATCCCAAATTGGCAATGCAAAGGCCCAGTAGAGTATTGTAACAGGGTTGGTCCTTTCTCCGATCAAGGGGGCTTCAGCAACTCCAGGATTCTCATTCAGGGCTTTGAATGCTTTCGATCCAAAGAATATCCAGATGTCAATGTCAGTGCCGCTATTAGAGTTTTGCCTGCACAAGAACAAGAACACGACACCGAGAGCTCTCGATTAATATCAGTTATGTGGATCCAAGGAACATGGAGAAAAGCATCCCCTGGTGAGATTTGTATGGTGGGATGTCTTGCATCTACCCCTGCGCCTGCTTGTGATTTCCAGGTCTGTCTCTACATTCCAAAAGCTTTTTCTCTCAAGCAGCGCAATCTGATGTTGGGTTTTATTTCTAGCATTCGCAAAGACTCTGGAAAGGCATTGTATCCTCTTTCCTTTGAGTATCCAATACAGTCTGACATGTCTCTGCCTTTACTCTTGAGGGTCAAATAA